The segment TCCGAAGTCGCCTCGGCATGAAAATCCACCAGGATATGCTTGTGCTTCTGCTTCAGTTCATCCACAATCTCATCGGTAGTCCGAAACGGACATTCGATCGCCGGCAGAAAGGTCCTTCCCTGCACGTTGATGATCGCCAGCTCCTTGCCGTTAGCTTTAACGACCGTGTAGCCTCTACCTGGAGTGCCTGCCGGGAAGTTAGCAGGGCGAATCAAACGCGGCTCATCGTCAATAAATTCAAAAATGTCCCGATTATCCCACGTATGGTTGCCCATCGTAATGCCATGCACGCCCCAATTGAAGAACTCATTCGCAATGGCTGAGGTAATCCCTCTGCCGGATGCTGCATTTTCACCGTTAACGATAATAATATGCGGATTGTACTTGGATTTCAGTGCCGGCAATGTCGCTCGAAGTGCTTTTCGTCCTGTGCTGCCTACAATGTCACCGATAAATA is part of the Paenibacillus algicola genome and harbors:
- a CDS encoding TIGR00282 family metallophosphoesterase: MNPQGVIGINVLFIGDIVGSTGRKALRATLPALKSKYNPHIIIVNGENAASGRGITSAIANEFFNWGVHGITMGNHTWDNRDIFEFIDDEPRLIRPANFPAGTPGRGYTVVKANGKELAIINVQGRTFLPAIECPFRTTDEIVDELKQKHKHILVDFHAEATSEKIAMGWHLDGRASIVVGTHTHVQSNDDTILPEGTAYITDTGMVGSKEGVLGMQRDSVLYKFKTQLPARFVVDEGKWHLHGVFVKLDDATGRAIKIEKIRRYEDEWQMD